Proteins encoded together in one Telopea speciosissima isolate NSW1024214 ecotype Mountain lineage chromosome 4, Tspe_v1, whole genome shotgun sequence window:
- the LOC122658778 gene encoding NAC domain-containing protein 6-like — protein sequence MDHSNTTTTPTPTTPSPEMELPGFRFHPTEEELLDFYLKNVVFGKKLPFDIIGFLNIYHHDPWDLPGLAKIGEREWYFFVPRDRKHGNGGRPNRTTENGFWKATGSDRHIRSLFNPKRLIGLRKTLVFYKGRAPRGFKTDWVMNEYRMPDSSSSSSLLKEDIVLCKIYRKATSLKVLEQRAAMEEDTMTQQQPCEASSWTTMDAEVSMLEQQESFTTQISAQGIQLKTEEEEVEEEVLHNDVDHEKKNNKEEEGEANEKQDGYIGIKLAKELPELQLPKPSFDWTQDPFWTQLRSPWLDNWVLTPMY from the exons ATGGATCATAGTaacacaacaacaacaccaacaccaacaaCCCCGTCGCCGGAGATGGAACTACCGGGATTCCGGTTCCACCCCACGGAAGAAGAGCTCCTAGACTTCTATCTCAAGAACGTAGTTTTCGGGAAGAAATTACCTTTCGATATTATCGGCTTCCTCAACATCTATCATCACGACCCATGGGACTTGCCTG GGCTGGCGAAGATTGGGGAGAGAGAGTGGTACTTCTTCGTGCCGAGAGACAGAAAGCACGGCAACGGTGGACGGCCAAACCGCACCACAGAGAATGGGTTTTGGAAGGCAACTGGTTCTGATCGTCACATCCGTAGCTTATTCAACCCAAAAAGGCTCATCGGTCTCCGGAAGACCCTTGTCTTCTACAAAGGCAGAGCTCCTCGTGGTTTCAAGACCGATTGGGTCATGAACGAGTATCGCATGCCcgattcctcctcctcctcctccttactCAAG GAAGACATAGTACTGTGCAAGATCTATAGGAAGGCAACTTCCTTGAAAGTCCTGGAGCAGAGGGCAGCCATGGAAGAAGATACTATGACGCAACAACAACCCTGTGAGGCATCTTCATGGACGACAATGGATGCCGAGGTCTCAATGTTGGAGCAACAGGAAAGCTTCACCACGCAAATCTCTGCACAGGGCATTCAATTGAAGACAGAAGAAGAGGAGGTAGAGGAAGAAGTGCTGCATAATGATGTTGATCATGAAAAGAAGAATAACAa agaagaagaaggagaagcgaATGAAAAGCAAGACGGGTACATCGGAATCAAACTAGCCAAGGAATTGCCGGAACTCCAATTGCCCAAACCCAGTTTCGATTGGACACAGGACCCATTCTGGACCCAACTTCGCAGCCCATGGCTAGATAACTGGGTCCTTACTCCTATGTACTGA